From the Flavobacterium gyeonganense genome, the window TGATAATTACTATTATGGAGATACAACCAGGGTACAGACTTTCAATATCCATAGACTCATTCAAAAGGTCAAGCCTAATACTGATGATGATTCATTTTATAATAATTCCGCTTTGAATTACAGCTCAGAAAGTTTAGGAACAATTTCGTATAAACCCAGGCCAATAGAAAAAGATTCTATAAATGTAAAAATGGATGCTGCATTTGGAGAAGCACTTTTTTTAAAACTTAAGAAAAGAGAAATTACGGACTTCGATAGTTTTGCCGAATATCTGAAAGGACTTGTAATTATTCCTCAAACCACTAATTCTTCAAGTATAATTGGTTTTAATCTGACAAGTAAAGTACGATTGTATTATTCAAAATATCTTGGTGACGACATAGACTCTTATGTAAAAGATTTTACTATAGTAGATGCTGCCAAACAGTTTAATGCTATCTCTTTAGATAAGACAGGAACTCTGATTCAGGATTTACCCGCCTCAAATAGTAGATTGTCAAGTTTGTTAACCAATAATCAGGGATATATTCAGTCTGGAACAGGACTTGCATGCAGAGTCGATTTTCCAAATATAAAACAGTTGAAGTATATTGCTGATAGAGGTGCAATTGTTGATGCCGAATTGATTTTAAAACCTGTCAATAACACATATTCCAAAGGATTTCCCTTGTCAGATTCACTGCAGGTATATGTGGCAGATAAATTAAACAGGATTAGTGGCCTATTAAATGATGCATCCGGTGTCTCATTAT encodes:
- a CDS encoding DUF4270 family protein — encoded protein: MYKFILMLFFGFAVVSCGTDTDAGEFVVGSDYLSVNNKVILIDTVTVEMSTINFDSLITSNKSRILIGNYDDPLFGKVKSNSYFQLASDSYSLISTSDTESANYVFDSISMILKYDNYYYGDTTRVQTFNIHRLIQKVKPNTDDDSFYNNSALNYSSESLGTISYKPRPIEKDSINVKMDAAFGEALFLKLKKREITDFDSFAEYLKGLVIIPQTTNSSSIIGFNLTSKVRLYYSKYLGDDIDSYVKDFTIVDAAKQFNAISLDKTGTLIQDLPASNSRLSSLLTNNQGYIQSGTGLACRVDFPNIKQLKYIADRGAIVDAELILKPVNNTYSKGFPLSDSLQVYVADKLNRISGLLNDASGVSLYAKLNKQSDEFNENVGYSLSVGNFLQKEMLKQSDSKSSLVFALPNINKAVNRIVLGDQKNQNNKIQLKIYYLSY